GGATCTTGCCGCTCGCGTAGTCATTACAAATAAAGTTATCTCCGctatttcaatttcagaatAGGTCATCGGGATCGATGTATAAGGTTTAAGTTTTTATTCTCGAGTGCTGTAAATCTGTCGAAGAACTTTAATACGGTGCGTCATTTGTTAAATAGTTTATATACCTGGGTGCTATTCTGTACAACACAAGAAAGTAATCATCTAATGTCACTCATGATTGACGTAGGCAATACCAAACCTTTCTTTGGTATAACGAAAATGATCGATGCTTATATGTTTACGATTAGTGGGATTAAAATCCCTTCGACCCCGCAGCGCATGTTACTTAGTAACAAACGTGTTTTACTGTCGGAGAAACTGATGTATAATTGTCATCCTGTATTGTTAcacatatatttgaaattgttcgCTCTTCTACAGCGGATCATTGCATACCTCAATCGCGATAATCGTGTGATGTTCATCAATAAGGAAAGTGGGATCGCAGTGCCGATTTTTAATGTGGTTTTCATTCACGTTTGGAAATTTTGTTACGTTTACCATCGTAACAAGAATAATAAAGATGTAATATCTAGGTTTAAATTATTGCAACTTTTGTTTATGCAATAACTTGTTGAGATCTGGGTATTGATATTAGCAGTATTTGGAGTTAGCTTTTACTTTTCAGGTTCACGATTATTCTCCGATGTAGTGTGATGGACACCGAATGAAACGTTTTATTGATTCGACACTATCTTTGATGTAATTTCTTTACTGTCTGGCAGATTATtcgtataaattattaaactgACTTCATTCTCTTCATGACCTGATTGCCAATTATTCCTCAAGTacacttgaaatttgaaaaatgtcacgATAAAGACTTCACAAGTCGTTTCAGAGAGCGAATCCTAACTTTTTTGTCGTTTTAAGAGGGTGGGTGGGATAGATGCTactattttgttattaatttcaatgaaacaattctaaaatgttcacgaaactataaataataaagttcTCAAACTCAAATTCCTTCAAGTGTTtccattttctaaaaaaaaaaaaaaaaaactcctaaaAAGTGGTATGATTTTAGATCGTCCGATCCCTGTTGAGCGGATGGAACTTTCactaaaaaattaaaaatctgaacCGAGATATTTCTCGGATTAGTAAATGGTAGACGGAGAGTGCAGACCAATTTTCAACTAAAGATATTAACAACGTAGACATTATTTAGCttgaaaaatcgagaaaaatctGTTCGCATGAGCTGTATGAAGCGTGTCATGGAAAAACTGAATCAACAATTTACACACTAGACTTTAAACGCGTGCGTAGAAAGTCTTGGGCTGTCGTACTGTTAATTTCGCATTACTTTGAAAACCGATAAGATTAACGACTTGATTACGAGCAATTACCATAAAATTTCAGGGTACTTGACGTACAGCGGGTCGTGCTATACAGCCTTTTATACGGGGGCAATAAGAAAACTGAAATCGCATCACTTTGCCTACGGATAAGATAGGCTCGGCATTAAAAAGGGTTATTTCCAATTCACGATTACAAACTAGCAACTTCCACGatcatacgtatacatatacctatatacctgACATACCCATTCAATTGTAGCCTGGAAAATACGCACGTCTAGGTTGTCAGAGGTAGAAATCATTACGCTATAGATTAGTCACGGTGAAGCGAGATGGAGAGAATAGAAAGATATCAGCATGTGCGCGTTcgtattaaaatgattttccaCGAGTGAAACGAGCTGGTATCTCACGATCAGTGAACGTTTGTTGCTAAATTAACTTCTGCAAAAGCTTGTCGGTGATCGTTATGGTTGATTAATACATTGAGATTACTCAGTTCTAACTTATCTGACATAGTGGAGTGTCTTATCGCGAGACATCGAAAGATTGTTTATGCATAGAACTACACCACTTCTTACCGATTGCACTGTTGACCAGCGATATGGACTTGCCGATTTACGGACTGATATACTGACACTACAGAGAAAAAGCCGACAATTATCTAGTGTATTCGTGATATACTAGTGCACATTCACAATTGATATAACATTAGAAAATTCGCGAATCTCGGTGTATCCAATATTATTCTAACATGTAATAGCATAGAATTGCATAATATGCGGTTCGATCTCAAGTATTATGATCAAAACCTCGAATCTTCATCATATTCTTGTCGTGAGAATAATTTCAGGATTATTGATAATATTATGCATACTTAATACTTTGGATTTATAACACATACGTATTTTTCCTCTGCATGCCACCATGGCATACGCAAAGTAGTCGCATTATAACGCTGCGGGTATCATTCAATtctaattcgaaaaaattaaatctcaGTCAACTTAATCAGTCAGTGTACGCAATCATTTCAGAGGAAGGTGTGCGACCCAGGGATTGGGAGCCCCGGCGACGATCCTTCAAGATCCCCTTCAGGTTGTTGCGGCTCTGTGTCCTCGGGACGTTTCTGCCCGCTTTACTGGTCACTGGTCCGATTTACTTGCGCTATCACGTGTATTCGGATCAGCTTTATCCCTTGGCCGCGTCTGACCAACGGTTAATCGATGGAAAAGTGTCAACAACTTGGTGCCAGGTTAGTTGAAAAGAGAGTCtgcaaatgaataaatagaaaaatatagacGCCGATTACGGGCAAAGGTTTTCAGGAGAATATAATTTCATATCTATTAACAGAACGTCTGTGCGTGTCTATTTTTCTCGACAGACGCAGTTGGTGAAAGTAAACGGAACATTCAATGCTTACCTGCTGGATCAGCAGCCAGAGATCAAGGCGGAAACAGTGCCCGTGACGATGACGAGGCACTTGGTCCTCGAGGACGACATGAAGGAGTACTGGGGCTTTTATTTGCTCCGAGGCAGCAGCGTCACCGTCTCAACCTGTGTAAGGTAGTCCGATATTCTTTCAAGGTTACACAAGAACCACACGTACGTGGGTCATTCGCTAGCGTCCGAAGTTTGAGTTGTGATTTTGTGCTGTAACAGATGGCCAGGTGCTTCGTTGACCATCATTCGGGGTCACAGACACCTTCACGAGTGCGCTTTTATTGGCGATGACAGTAGCGAGGAACTCGAAGAACTCTACGAGATCGCCCAAGAACAGGGACTGGTAAATCCATCCGTGCCTGTAAGCTTCATTAATTTTATCCTCCACGGGTAAAAGTCTTTTCAGTCAAGTGTCGTAACACCATGCACCGTACTTGTTGAACCTCAAGCAGGTATGAGTGAGAACGATTCAAAAACATTTACCTTGTTTCTTTCGCAGGACGGGCCCAGCAATGAACCTGAGAAGATGGAGAGGGTGCGAGTGGGGGTCAAGTTCCACGACGAAAGTAGAGTCACGGGCGTTAACCACACGTTACCTGCATCCAGTGGCATTCACCAATTGTCGAGCCACGAGCTGGACGCGCAGCAAATGCGGAACATTCTCACCCAACTCTTCGCGAAGACCCTGTTGACAAAGAATAAGCAGAAGGAAACGCCCCATCATCACTACGAAGGAACGTACAGAGAGTCCTCGAACATCGACAGGCCACCGACTGGGACTCCTGATGATTATGTGAATCTGTTCCATAGTGACGAACTCCCGGCGACTCagagctacgcgaagcagACGACGCCGGCCTCGCCGATACCCACGACGGTAAGGGAGACCGACCAGGAGATGCGGAACACGACAACTGATCCTGGAATCGACTCGGGCGAAGTATTCAAGGACGTGCTTAGTAAGCTTCGATCTCTGGGGTCGCGGGGAAAAACTG
Above is a genomic segment from Neodiprion pinetum isolate iyNeoPine1 chromosome 1, iyNeoPine1.2, whole genome shotgun sequence containing:
- the LOC124221626 gene encoding uncharacterized protein isoform X1; this encodes MASVPLKAAFLEEGVRPRDWEPRRRSFKIPFRLLRLCVLGTFLPALLVTGPIYLRYHVYSDQLYPLAASDQRLIDGKVSTTWCQTQLVKVNGTFNAYLLDQQPEIKAETVPVTMTRHLVLEDDMKEYWGFYLLRGSSVTVSTCVRWPGASLTIIRGHRHLHECAFIGDDSSEELEELYEIAQEQGLVNPSVPDGPSNEPEKMERVRVGVKFHDESRVTGVNHTLPASSGIHQLSSHELDAQQMRNILTQLFAKTLLTKNKQKETPHHHYEGTYRESSNIDRPPTGTPDDYVNLFHSDELPATQSYAKQTTPASPIPTTVRETDQEMRNTTTDPGIDSGEVFKDVLSKLRSLGSRGKTVLQDLMAEIGPERDASSEGLRRMVNDAIQDDGDVLTAEERRRRRRREVILSSPLNAELNEDDADGDAAVEEGMLNPDGIAEDRGTVNETTMNDRSNSEFWSSFSSSEERLLECNGLILNLPLTPHRHCTPKFEGDHVAASLANTVTYRVPSNGYYFFVFNSENEIQPNFIRIRFELEKTSYDTSNPMQSCKNSTGACSLPLSFFSAQKAVLELPLTGNESQWNEEYVVVSTCEPRTAIYVVCIVSVPILVLVFAFH
- the LOC124221626 gene encoding uncharacterized protein isoform X2, translated to MASVPLKAAFLEEGVRPRDWEPRRRSFKIPFRLLRLCVLGTFLPALLVTGPIYLRYHVYSDQLYPLAASDQRLIDGKVSTTWCQTQLVKVNGTFNAYLLDQQPEIKAETVPVTMTRHLVLEDDMKEYWGFYLLRGSSVTVSTCVRWPGASLTIIRGHRHLHECAFIGDDSSEELEELYEIAQEQGLDGPSNEPEKMERVRVGVKFHDESRVTGVNHTLPASSGIHQLSSHELDAQQMRNILTQLFAKTLLTKNKQKETPHHHYEGTYRESSNIDRPPTGTPDDYVNLFHSDELPATQSYAKQTTPASPIPTTVRETDQEMRNTTTDPGIDSGEVFKDVLSKLRSLGSRGKTVLQDLMAEIGPERDASSEGLRRMVNDAIQDDGDVLTAEERRRRRRREVILSSPLNAELNEDDADGDAAVEEGMLNPDGIAEDRGTVNETTMNDRSNSEFWSSFSSSEERLLECNGLILNLPLTPHRHCTPKFEGDHVAASLANTVTYRVPSNGYYFFVFNSENEIQPNFIRIRFELEKTSYDTSNPMQSCKNSTGACSLPLSFFSAQKAVLELPLTGNESQWNEEYVVVSTCEPRTAIYVVCIVSVPILVLVFAFH